Proteins encoded in a region of the Watersipora subatra chromosome 5, tzWatSuba1.1, whole genome shotgun sequence genome:
- the LOC137396474 gene encoding GA-binding protein subunit beta-2-like isoform X2 — MAEQVVVSPNITGGTILPNRTTVPMSLVDLGKRLLDASKRGDTMEIRTLMSSGAPFTTDWLGTSPLHFAALHGHIETVTILLRAGISRDARTKVDKTPLHVAAEGGHFEVVQILLKNCAIVDAVDMLKMTPLHWAVEKGHTNVVNLLLKHDASTHHLDKFDRSPMDIALGSMQMDIVQLLQTATTNTRSLATQDTMMEEEVLTTENPEQILSTNQHKAGKILLSSEKEQGQTELFVQTDVQKTSQESEPSVLSAFATLAEARASTAGTSGETANWLSSRGIQMASSDTDTPFALTEAGKLALTNFIKDQGVTGDNNTVMTLVDEDGNQVLLVQQPGDPGGAGDATVSDMEGETSVSTMAEEITSVTEETTTEDLQIDTRRVGEAKLLEESVE; from the exons ATGGCTGAACAAG TTGTTGTGTCGCCGAACATAACCGGTGGAACCATACTTCCAAACAGAACAACTGTGCCAATGTCTTTAGTGGACCTTGGAAAGCGGCTTCTTGATGCATCTAAAAGGGGAGATACAATGGAAATAAGAACTCTCATGTCTAGTGGAGCTCCATTCACCACTGATTGG CTCGGCACATCGCCCCTTCATTTTGCTGCTTTACACGGGCACATAGAGACTGTGACTATCTTATTGAGAGCGGGCATCAGCAGAGACGCCCGCACCAAAGTTGATAAAACGCCTTTGCATGTTGCTGCAGAGGGTGGTCATTTTGAAGTGGTGCAAATTCTTCTGAAGAACTGTGCAATAGTTGATGCAGTGGATATG CTGAAGATGACTCCGCTGCACTGGGCGGTAGAGAAAGGACACACCAATGTCGTAAATCTTTTGTTAAAACACGATGCTTCTACACACCATCTTGACAAg TTTGATCGATCACCAATGGACATAGCTTTGGGTAGCATGCAAATGGATATTGTACAACTATTACAGACGGCAACGACTAAT ACAAGATCTCTCGCGACACAAGACACAATGATGGAAGAAGAAGTACTCACCACTGAAAACCCAGaacagatactatcaactaatCAGCATAAAGCTGGGAAGATTCTACTCAGTTCCGAAAAG GAGCAAGGTCAAACAGAGTTGTTTGTCCAAACAGATGTTCAGAAGACATCCCAAGAGTCTGAACCTTCGGTGCTCTCCGCTTTCGCTACTCTGGCTGAAGCAAGAGCTTCTACAGCTG GCACAAGTGGGGAGACTGCCAACTGGTTGTCAAGTAGAGGAATTCAAATGGCTAGCAGTGATACAGATACACCATTTGCCCTTACAG AGGCAGGAAAGCTTGCGCTGACTAACTTTATAAAAGACCAAGGAGTAACAGGGGATAATAATACAGTTATGACTCTAGTCGACGAGGATGGTAACCAGGTGCTGCTCGTACAGCAGCCTGGTGATCCGGGTGGAGCCGGTGATGCAACAGTTAGTGACATGGAAGGAGAAACGAGTGTTAGTACTATGGCAGAGGAGATAACATCTGTCACGGAGGAGACTACTACTGAAGATCTACAAATAG ATACAAGGAGAGTAGGAGAGGCTAAGTTGCTGGAAGAGTCTGTTGAATGA
- the LOC137396482 gene encoding protein max-like, translating to MSDEDKDFIDVESDDERTGDADNDLQFANPADKRAHHNALERKRRDHIKESFNGLRDTLPKIRGEKASRAQILKCATDYIMSMKGVSGTHKKAIDELRNENKQLEEQIATLEQLADSNEFSTSGSVENFIEDSLHRDEPLPEPDLRPPRRKKAKN from the exons ATGAGCGACGAAGACAAAGACTTTATCGATGTTGAAAGT GATGACGAACGCACAGGCGATGCTGATAATGATCTACAATTTGCTAATCCA GCAGATAAACGAGCGCATCACAATGCTCTAGAAAGAAAGAGAAGAGACCATATCAAGGAAAGTTTTAATGGACTCCGAGACACTCTCCCCAAAATACGAGGAGAAAAG GCCTCACGCGCACAAATACTGAAGTGCGCCACGGACTATATCATGAGTATGAAGGGGGTCTCTGGCACCCATAAGAAAGCTATTGATGAGCTCAGGAACGAGAATAAGCAGCTTGAAGAGCAAA TCGCGACGCTTGAACAGCTCGCAGACTCTAATGAATTTTCAACCAGTGGATCTGTGGAAAACTTTATTGAAGACTCTCTGCACAGAGATGAACCTTTACCTGAGCCTGATCTTCGCCCACCTCGAAGGAAAAAGGCTAAAAACTGA
- the LOC137396474 gene encoding GA-binding protein subunit beta-2-like isoform X1, producing MAEQVVVSPNITGGTILPNRTTVPMSLVDLGKRLLDASKRGDTMEIRTLMSSGAPFTTDWLGTSPLHFAALHGHIETVTILLRAGISRDARTKVDKTPLHVAAEGGHFEVVQILLKNCAIVDAVDMLKMTPLHWAVEKGHTNVVNLLLKHDASTHHLDKFDRSPMDIALGSMQMDIVQLLQTATTNQTRSLATQDTMMEEEVLTTENPEQILSTNQHKAGKILLSSEKEQGQTELFVQTDVQKTSQESEPSVLSAFATLAEARASTAGTSGETANWLSSRGIQMASSDTDTPFALTEAGKLALTNFIKDQGVTGDNNTVMTLVDEDGNQVLLVQQPGDPGGAGDATVSDMEGETSVSTMAEEITSVTEETTTEDLQIDTRRVGEAKLLEESVE from the exons ATGGCTGAACAAG TTGTTGTGTCGCCGAACATAACCGGTGGAACCATACTTCCAAACAGAACAACTGTGCCAATGTCTTTAGTGGACCTTGGAAAGCGGCTTCTTGATGCATCTAAAAGGGGAGATACAATGGAAATAAGAACTCTCATGTCTAGTGGAGCTCCATTCACCACTGATTGG CTCGGCACATCGCCCCTTCATTTTGCTGCTTTACACGGGCACATAGAGACTGTGACTATCTTATTGAGAGCGGGCATCAGCAGAGACGCCCGCACCAAAGTTGATAAAACGCCTTTGCATGTTGCTGCAGAGGGTGGTCATTTTGAAGTGGTGCAAATTCTTCTGAAGAACTGTGCAATAGTTGATGCAGTGGATATG CTGAAGATGACTCCGCTGCACTGGGCGGTAGAGAAAGGACACACCAATGTCGTAAATCTTTTGTTAAAACACGATGCTTCTACACACCATCTTGACAAg TTTGATCGATCACCAATGGACATAGCTTTGGGTAGCATGCAAATGGATATTGTACAACTATTACAGACGGCAACGACTAAT CAGACAAGATCTCTCGCGACACAAGACACAATGATGGAAGAAGAAGTACTCACCACTGAAAACCCAGaacagatactatcaactaatCAGCATAAAGCTGGGAAGATTCTACTCAGTTCCGAAAAG GAGCAAGGTCAAACAGAGTTGTTTGTCCAAACAGATGTTCAGAAGACATCCCAAGAGTCTGAACCTTCGGTGCTCTCCGCTTTCGCTACTCTGGCTGAAGCAAGAGCTTCTACAGCTG GCACAAGTGGGGAGACTGCCAACTGGTTGTCAAGTAGAGGAATTCAAATGGCTAGCAGTGATACAGATACACCATTTGCCCTTACAG AGGCAGGAAAGCTTGCGCTGACTAACTTTATAAAAGACCAAGGAGTAACAGGGGATAATAATACAGTTATGACTCTAGTCGACGAGGATGGTAACCAGGTGCTGCTCGTACAGCAGCCTGGTGATCCGGGTGGAGCCGGTGATGCAACAGTTAGTGACATGGAAGGAGAAACGAGTGTTAGTACTATGGCAGAGGAGATAACATCTGTCACGGAGGAGACTACTACTGAAGATCTACAAATAG ATACAAGGAGAGTAGGAGAGGCTAAGTTGCTGGAAGAGTCTGTTGAATGA